In the genome of Actinomycetota bacterium, the window AGGGCGGCCACGTCGTCGTCCATGCGCTCCAGGACGTTGAGGGCGACCACCGAGTCGACCGGCGGCTCGACCTTGAGCTTGAGCACGTCGGCGGGCAGGACCTCGATGCCGGGGCGGTCGCCGAAGCGCTCGTCGAGGGCGCGTACGCAGATCGGGTCGTTGTCGTTGACGACCAGCCGGTCGCGGTCCAGCAGCTGGGCCGAGAAGTCGCCGAGACCGGCCCCGACCTCGAGCACGGACAGGCCCAGATACGGGGCGAGCAGGCCGTGCAGGTAGCGGCGGTAGCGGTGGGCCGCGGCCAGGTCCTCCAGGCCGAGGGTGTGGATGGTGGCCCCGCCCTCGACGGCGCGCATCACCCCCGGGTCGTCGGGGGCGCCGTAGGCGGCCGGCCCGGTCCGCTCCGGCGGGCGGCGAAAGCGGTAGCGGGCCACCGCCCCGGCGGCCAGGAAGCCGTCCTTGAAGTGGATCTTCTTGCCCTGCGCGTAGGTGCGGGCCCTGTAGGAGATCGGGACCTCGTAGATCACCAGGCCCTTGCGCAGGAAGTGGGCGGTCAGCTCCATCTCCACGGTGAAGCTCTTGGCGGTCAGCCGCAGCCCCCGGTACGCGTGGCGGGTGAACACCTTGTAGCCGGTGTAGACGTCCGACAGGTAGCGGTTGAAGGCCACGTTGACCATCAGGTTGAGCAGCCGGTTGGCGATCCGGTGGGTGTAGTAGAGGCCGGCCGCGCTGCCCCGGAAGCGGCTGCCGTAGACGACCTCGTAGTCGCCGTCCAGGATCGGCTCGATCAGGGCCGGCAGGTCGCGGGGGTCGTACTCGAGGTCGGCGTCCTGGATGCAGAGGATGTCGCCGGTGGCCGCCTCCAGGCCGGTCTTGACGGCGGCGCCCTTGCCCCGGTTGGTGGGGTGGACGATGACCCGGACGTCGTCGCGGGGCAGCGGGTCGAGCAGGCTCCGCCCGGCGTCGGTGGAGCCGTCGTCGACGAAGATCAGCTCCGTCTCCAGGCCGAGGGCGTCGAAGTCGACCCTGAGGAGGCGGTCGATGACCGTCGGGAGCGTCCGCAGTTCGTTGTAGAACGGGACGACCACCGACAGCTTCATGGACATTTCTCCCCCTTCGGCAGCAGCCGGCAAAGTACCACGTCGGGTCGCTTGAGCGGTCAGTCGCCGAGCAGCATCCGCAGCCGGGAATGGTCGAGGCCGGCCAGTGGCGGTCCGGCGTCGCGGACGGCGGCGGCCTGGGCGGGGTCGAGCACGGCCACCGTGACCCGCTCGTCGGCGACCCGCTTCCAGAACCGGCCCGGGTCGAGGCCGCCGACCAGCACCACCCCGGCGCCGGCGGCGAACGGGGCCAGCAGCCCGGCG includes:
- a CDS encoding glycosyltransferase, with product MKLSVVVPFYNELRTLPTVIDRLLRVDFDALGLETELIFVDDGSTDAGRSLLDPLPRDDVRVIVHPTNRGKGAAVKTGLEAATGDILCIQDADLEYDPRDLPALIEPILDGDYEVVYGSRFRGSAAGLYYTHRIANRLLNLMVNVAFNRYLSDVYTGYKVFTRHAYRGLRLTAKSFTVEMELTAHFLRKGLVIYEVPISYRARTYAQGKKIHFKDGFLAAGAVARYRFRRPPERTGPAAYGAPDDPGVMRAVEGGATIHTLGLEDLAAAHRYRRYLHGLLAPYLGLSVLEVGAGLGDFSAQLLDRDRLVVNDNDPICVRALDERFGDRPGIEVLPADVLKLKVEPPVDSVVALNVLERMDDDVAALRAMARAALPGGRVLLVVPAYPSLAGAFDDALGHLRRYTPGSLRDAVETAGLVPEVIRPVNLLGGLAWWAAVRVGRQARPTPALVRLYDRLVVPAERLLERRLQPRFGQSILCVAQVPEPENQPQTRRERFA